ACTGGTCCGACAGTCGGACCAGTTCGCGCGAAGCGCGCCCGGCGGGTCCCCTCCCCCATCCCTCGAGCACCCCACTGGAGGTGCTCCTCCCCCCTTGGAGAGACACCCGATGCAGCCCGCAGCCGTGACCCTGGAGGAGCCGCGCTATATGGAAGCCACCGCCACCGTCCGGGCCGAACCGTGCACCTTCGTGCTCTTCGGCGCGTCCGGAGACCTGGCCCGGCGCAAGCTCCTGCCCGCGCTCTACCGCCTCGCCCTGGAGGGCCACCTGCCCCCGGAGTCCGCCATCGTCGGCGCGGCGCTCCCGGTGATGAGCACCGAGCAGTTCCGCGCCAGCATGCGCGAGGCCCTCGAGTGCGCTCCCGGGGTCGGCCCGGTGGACGAGACGGCCTGGCACGCCTTCGCGCGCAGGCTCCACTACCTGTCCATGGACCTCTCCAGCTCCGAGGACTACCGGCGCCTGGGCCACCTGCTCGAGCGGGTGGACCGCGAGCACGGCACGCACGGCAACCGCGTCTTCTACCTGTCGCTCGCGCCCACGCTCCACGCGGAGACGGTGCGCCACCTGGGAGAGCTCGGGCTCACGCACGGCCGGGGCTGGTCGCGGCTGGTGGTGGAGAAGCCCTTCGGAACGGACCTGGAGACGGCCCAGTCCCTCAACCGGCACATCCACCGCTACCTCGACGAGTCGCGCGTGTACCGGATGGACCATTACCTGGGCAAGGAGATGGTCCAGAACCTGCTCGTGCTGCGCTTCGCCAACCGCATCTTCGAGCCGCTGTGGGACCGCGGGCACATCGACCACGTGCAGATAACGAACGCGGAGACGGTGGGCGTGGAGGGACGCGGCGGCTACTACGAGAAGGCGGGCGTGGTGCGCGACATGCTGCAGAACCACCTGCTCCAGGTGCTCGCGCTCGTGGCCATGGAGCCGCCCTCGAGCCTCTCGCCGGAGGCGGTGCACGACGCGAAGATGGAGGTGATGGCGGCGGCGCGTGCCTTCTCGCCCGAGCGCATCCGCACCGAGTGCGTGCGCGGCCAGTACGGCCCGGGGCTGCTCGGCGGCCAGCTCGTGCCCGGCTACCGGCAGGAGCCGGGCGTCGCCCCCGACTCGCGCACGGAGACCTTCGCGATGCTGACGATGCGCTTCGACAACCCGCGCTGGGCCGGCGTGCCCTTCTACGTGCGCTCCGGGAAGCGGCTGGCCCGGCGGCTCACCGAGGTGGTGGTCCAGTTCAAGGAGGGGCCGCTGGGCCGGGGCTCGCCCAACCAGCTCCACCTCCGCATCCAGCCCGACGAGGGCATCGCCCTGCGCTTCGCCACGAAGGCGCCGGGACGGGCGGCGCACCACCATGAGGTGGCCCTGGACTTCCGCTACGGGGACACCTTCGGCACCCGGCTCGCCGAGGCCTACGAGCGTCTGCTGCTGGACTGCATGCTCGGCGTCTCCACGCACTACGTGCGCAACGACCTGGTCGAGCGCGGCTGGGAGCTCATGATGCCCCTGCTGGAAGCCTGGGGCTCGAAACGCGACGAGGTGCCCCTGCACACCTACGCCGCGGGAACGTGGGGCCCCACCGCCGCGAGCGGCCTGGTGGAGGCCCAGGGCCGACGCTGGAACGGGTACTGAGTCCGGGGGTGGACACGGGGCGCTCACCTGGAGAGGAGGCGGGCGGCCCCGTGGCGCGTCCGGATCCCAGCCGTCCTGCCCCTCAGTCCGTCACATCCCTCGACCTCCCACTCAACCTTTGCGGCAGGAGGCGGAACCCTGGATGACCGGGCCACATGCAGAGGGCCTCCTGGCAATGAAGACCCGGTCAGGAGCAACGACAATCATGTTGCACGGTGAAACCCAGCTTCGCGGCAACAACCCTCCCGAGTCGCAGTTTCACGCCCGGGGACGCTTTGGCCGGCTCTTTTCGGGGCTACCCCCCTTCGCGCCAGACAACGAGAAGGTCCGCAAGGCGCTCTTCGAGATGGGCAAGCGGGGCGGATTGATGGACGCCAAGGATCCCGCCCCCGGTCAGCAGCCCGCTCCCGATGCCAAGAACGAGGACAACGACACCATCTCCGCGGGTTTCACCTT
This is a stretch of genomic DNA from Archangium violaceum. It encodes these proteins:
- the zwf gene encoding glucose-6-phosphate dehydrogenase translates to MQPAAVTLEEPRYMEATATVRAEPCTFVLFGASGDLARRKLLPALYRLALEGHLPPESAIVGAALPVMSTEQFRASMREALECAPGVGPVDETAWHAFARRLHYLSMDLSSSEDYRRLGHLLERVDREHGTHGNRVFYLSLAPTLHAETVRHLGELGLTHGRGWSRLVVEKPFGTDLETAQSLNRHIHRYLDESRVYRMDHYLGKEMVQNLLVLRFANRIFEPLWDRGHIDHVQITNAETVGVEGRGGYYEKAGVVRDMLQNHLLQVLALVAMEPPSSLSPEAVHDAKMEVMAAARAFSPERIRTECVRGQYGPGLLGGQLVPGYRQEPGVAPDSRTETFAMLTMRFDNPRWAGVPFYVRSGKRLARRLTEVVVQFKEGPLGRGSPNQLHLRIQPDEGIALRFATKAPGRAAHHHEVALDFRYGDTFGTRLAEAYERLLLDCMLGVSTHYVRNDLVERGWELMMPLLEAWGSKRDEVPLHTYAAGTWGPTAASGLVEAQGRRWNGY